The following are encoded together in the Flavobacterium haoranii genome:
- a CDS encoding carboxymuconolactone decarboxylase family protein, whose protein sequence is MSDLVKEFNDYRAKMNEKLLADDNKVIKRIFNLDTNAYMEGALDVKTKELLGLVASAVLRCDDCIKYHLETVYKNGITKTEMMEAMSIATLVGGTIVIPHLRRAYEFWEALENEPMS, encoded by the coding sequence ATGAGTGATTTAGTAAAAGAATTCAACGACTATCGCGCTAAAATGAACGAAAAGTTATTAGCCGATGATAACAAAGTAATTAAAAGAATTTTCAATTTAGACACCAATGCTTATATGGAAGGTGCTCTAGATGTAAAAACTAAAGAACTGTTAGGTTTAGTTGCATCAGCGGTTTTAAGATGTGATGATTGCATTAAATATCATTTAGAAACTGTTTACAAAAACGGAATTACAAAAACAGAAATGATGGAAGCAATGAGTATTGCTACTTTAGTTGGTGGTACAATTGTAATTCCTCATTTAAGAAGAGCATACGAGTTTTGGGAAGCACTGGAAAATGAGCCAATGAGTTAA
- the lptB gene encoding LPS export ABC transporter ATP-binding protein yields the protein MKLRADNLIKTYKKRTVVKGISVEVNQGEIVGLLGPNGAGKTTSFYMIVGLVKPNSGNIYLDNTNITDFPMYKRAQHGIGYLAQEASVFRKLSIEDNIMSVLQLTTLSKAEQEAKMEELIDEFALQHIRTNRGDLLSGGERRRTEIARALATDPKFILLDEPFAGVDPVAVEDIQRIVAQLKNKNIGILITDHNVQETLAITDKTYLMFEGGILKAGKPEELAADEVVRRVYLGQNFELRKTKIDFDAPKTTVIHGKGELNLNKDSE from the coding sequence ATGAAATTAAGAGCTGATAACTTAATAAAAACCTACAAAAAACGTACGGTTGTAAAAGGAATTTCTGTTGAAGTAAATCAAGGAGAAATTGTGGGATTACTAGGTCCAAATGGTGCTGGAAAAACCACTTCTTTTTACATGATTGTAGGTTTAGTAAAACCAAATAGTGGAAACATTTATTTGGACAATACTAATATTACTGATTTCCCGATGTACAAACGTGCACAACACGGAATTGGTTATCTAGCTCAAGAAGCTTCGGTATTTAGAAAACTAAGTATTGAAGACAATATTATGAGTGTTTTACAACTAACAACTCTTTCAAAAGCAGAACAAGAAGCTAAAATGGAAGAGTTAATTGATGAATTTGCATTGCAACACATTCGTACTAATCGAGGTGATTTACTTTCGGGTGGTGAAAGAAGACGTACCGAAATTGCTCGTGCGCTTGCAACTGACCCAAAATTTATTTTATTAGACGAACCTTTTGCTGGAGTTGACCCAGTTGCGGTGGAAGACATTCAAAGAATTGTAGCGCAGTTAAAAAATAAAAACATTGGTATTTTAATTACCGACCACAACGTACAAGAAACTTTAGCTATTACTGATAAAACCTACTTAATGTTTGAAGGTGGTATTTTAAAAGCTGGAAAACCTGAAGAATTAGCCGCCGACGAAGTTGTAAGACGTGTTTACTTAGGACAAAACTTTGAGTTACGTAAAACAAAAATCGATTTTGATGCGCCTAAAACTACTGTTATTCATGGAAAAGGCGAATTGAATTTGAATAAGGATTCGGAGTAA
- a CDS encoding ATP-dependent DNA helicase RecQ, producing the protein MKPNEIDLHKELKKYFGFNQFKGLQEQVVNSIIHGNNTFVIMPTGGGKSLCYQLPALVLDGTAIVVSPLIALMKNQVDAIRSLGSELGVAHVLNSSLTKTEINQVKKDILDGVTKMLYVAPESLTKEEYIQFLRDVKISFVAIDEAHCISEWGHDFRPEYRNLRGIIKQLADDIPIIGLTATATPKVQEDILKNLDMSGANVFKASFNRPNLFYEIRPKTKNVEGDIIRFIKQHKGKSGVIYCLSRKKVEDIAQLLQVNGISAVPYHAGLDAKTRAKHQDMFLMEDVDVVVATIAFGMGIDKPDVRYVIHHDIPKSLESYYQETGRAGRDGGEGHCLAYYSYKDIEKLEKFMAGKPVAEQEIGYALLQEVVAYAETSMSRRKYLLHYFGEEFDDENGEGADMDDNVRNPKKKVEAQNEVVLLLKMIRDTKELFKSKEIVFALLGKVNAIIKSQKVDANPLFGKGENHDERFWMALIRQVLVEGLIKKDIESYGVIKVTPKGHGFIEKPYSFMMSEDHEYSENEDENVVTAAKSSGVADEALLKMLIDLRKNVAKKEGVPPYVVFQEFSLEDMALKYPVTIDELSNVQGVGEGKAKKYGKAFIELISRYVDDNDIIRPDDLVVKSTGTNSALKLYIIQSVDKKLGLDDIAKAKGLTMDELLKAMEQIVYSGTKLNISYWIDDILDEDQQEEIHDYFMDSESDKIEEALKEFDGDYDTEELRLMRIKFISEVAN; encoded by the coding sequence ATGAAACCGAACGAAATTGATTTACACAAAGAATTAAAGAAATATTTCGGGTTTAACCAATTTAAAGGACTTCAAGAACAGGTAGTTAACAGTATAATTCACGGAAACAATACTTTTGTAATTATGCCTACAGGTGGTGGTAAATCATTATGTTACCAGTTGCCAGCTCTTGTCTTAGACGGAACAGCAATAGTTGTTTCGCCTCTAATTGCGTTGATGAAAAATCAAGTTGATGCAATACGAAGTTTAGGTTCAGAACTAGGAGTTGCTCATGTTTTAAACTCTTCTTTGACTAAAACAGAGATTAATCAAGTAAAAAAAGATATTTTAGATGGCGTTACAAAAATGCTTTATGTAGCACCAGAATCTTTAACAAAAGAAGAATATATTCAGTTTTTAAGAGACGTGAAAATTTCTTTTGTAGCTATCGACGAAGCACACTGTATTTCGGAATGGGGTCATGATTTTAGACCTGAATATAGAAATCTTAGAGGTATTATAAAACAACTAGCGGATGATATTCCAATTATTGGATTAACAGCAACTGCTACACCAAAAGTTCAAGAAGATATTTTGAAAAACTTAGACATGTCTGGAGCTAATGTTTTCAAAGCTTCTTTTAACCGACCAAATTTATTCTACGAAATACGTCCGAAAACTAAAAATGTTGAAGGCGATATTATTCGTTTCATCAAACAACATAAAGGAAAATCAGGTGTTATTTACTGTTTAAGTCGAAAAAAAGTAGAAGATATAGCGCAATTACTTCAAGTAAATGGAATTAGTGCTGTGCCATATCATGCTGGTTTAGATGCGAAAACAAGAGCAAAACACCAAGATATGTTCTTAATGGAAGATGTTGATGTTGTTGTTGCTACAATTGCTTTCGGAATGGGAATCGATAAACCAGATGTTCGTTATGTAATTCATCATGATATTCCTAAATCTTTAGAAAGTTATTACCAAGAAACGGGAAGAGCTGGAAGAGATGGAGGAGAAGGTCATTGTTTAGCCTATTATTCATACAAAGACATCGAAAAACTTGAAAAGTTCATGGCAGGAAAACCTGTTGCAGAACAAGAAATAGGTTATGCCTTATTACAAGAAGTTGTTGCTTATGCAGAAACTTCAATGTCGAGACGTAAATATTTATTACACTATTTTGGTGAAGAATTTGACGATGAAAATGGAGAAGGAGCCGATATGGATGACAATGTTCGTAATCCTAAGAAGAAAGTAGAAGCTCAAAATGAGGTTGTACTTCTTTTAAAAATGATTCGCGATACAAAAGAATTATTCAAATCTAAAGAAATTGTTTTTGCTTTATTAGGAAAAGTAAATGCTATTATAAAATCTCAAAAAGTCGATGCTAATCCTTTATTTGGAAAAGGAGAAAACCATGACGAACGTTTTTGGATGGCATTAATTCGCCAAGTATTAGTAGAAGGATTAATCAAGAAAGATATAGAATCTTACGGTGTTATAAAAGTAACTCCAAAAGGGCATGGTTTTATTGAAAAGCCTTATTCTTTCATGATGTCTGAAGATCATGAATACAGTGAAAATGAAGATGAAAACGTAGTTACAGCAGCAAAATCTAGTGGTGTAGCCGATGAAGCATTATTAAAAATGCTAATCGATTTGCGTAAAAATGTTGCCAAAAAAGAAGGCGTTCCGCCTTATGTAGTATTCCAAGAATTTTCTTTAGAAGATATGGCTTTAAAATACCCTGTAACTATTGATGAACTTTCAAATGTTCAAGGTGTTGGTGAAGGAAAAGCAAAAAAATATGGAAAAGCTTTTATAGAGTTAATTTCACGATATGTAGATGATAATGATATCATCCGCCCTGACGATTTAGTTGTAAAATCTACAGGAACTAATTCTGCATTAAAACTTTACATTATACAAAGTGTCGATAAGAAATTAGGCTTAGATGATATTGCAAAAGCAAAAGGTCTTACAATGGACGAATTGTTAAAAGCAATGGAGCAAATTGTGTATTCTGGTACAAAATTGAATATTAGCTATTGGATTGATGATATTTTAGACGAAGACCAACAAGAGGAAATTCACGATTACTTTATGGATTCTGAATCAGATAAAATAGAAGAAGCATTAAAAGAATTTGATGGAGATTATGATACAGAAGAGTTACGTTTAATGCGAATTAAATTCATAAGCGAAGTAGCCAATTAG
- a CDS encoding KpsF/GutQ family sugar-phosphate isomerase: MNTTASILETAKKTIIEESKAILQLTEYLTEEFAEAVLKIYETKGRLVVTGIGKSAIIAQKIVASLNSTGTPSLFLHAAEAVHGDLGMVQPEDIIICISKSGNSPEIKVLVPLLKRFGNILIGMTSDRNSFLGKESHYIMHAHVDREACPNNLAPTNSTTAQLVLGDALAVALMELRQFKSEDFAIYHPGGALGKKLLLRVADMLDTTHTPQVSPDASIKKVIMEISEKRLGVTAVIDNNKVIGIITDGDIRRMLNANDSFTHLTAQDIMTKNPKNISSDILVSEALSILENNSITQLMVIDNDEYKGVLHLHDILKEGIV; the protein is encoded by the coding sequence TTGAACACAACTGCAAGTATTTTAGAGACCGCAAAAAAAACTATAATTGAAGAGAGTAAGGCCATCTTACAACTTACCGAATACTTAACAGAAGAATTTGCCGAAGCCGTTTTAAAAATCTACGAAACTAAAGGCAGATTAGTTGTTACCGGAATAGGAAAAAGTGCCATAATTGCTCAAAAAATTGTAGCTAGTTTAAACTCAACAGGAACTCCATCGCTATTTTTACATGCTGCCGAAGCAGTTCACGGCGATTTAGGAATGGTTCAACCTGAAGATATTATTATATGTATTTCTAAAAGTGGTAACAGTCCGGAGATTAAAGTTTTAGTTCCATTGTTAAAGCGTTTTGGAAACATTTTAATTGGCATGACTTCAGATAGAAATTCTTTCCTTGGAAAAGAATCGCACTATATTATGCATGCTCATGTTGATCGAGAAGCTTGTCCGAATAATTTGGCACCAACAAATAGCACAACTGCTCAATTAGTTCTAGGTGACGCTTTAGCAGTTGCATTAATGGAATTACGTCAATTTAAAAGTGAAGATTTTGCTATCTATCATCCAGGTGGTGCGTTAGGAAAAAAATTATTACTACGCGTTGCCGATATGTTAGACACAACGCATACACCACAAGTTTCTCCAGATGCTTCTATCAAAAAGGTGATTATGGAAATTTCTGAGAAACGTTTAGGAGTTACTGCAGTTATTGACAATAACAAAGTTATTGGAATTATTACCGATGGTGATATTCGTAGAATGTTAAATGCAAATGATTCATTTACTCATTTAACGGCACAAGATATTATGACTAAAAATCCTAAAAACATTTCGTCAGACATTTTAGTTTCTGAAGCTTTAAGCATTTTAGAAAACAATTCTATTACACAGTTAATGGTTATTGACAATGATGAGTACAAAGGCGTATTACATTTACACGATATTTTAAAAGAAGGAATTGTATAA
- the tatC gene encoding twin-arginine translocase subunit TatC — protein MAKNLGEMSFLDHLEELRWLLVRSTIAVLVCATIAFFFSDFIFDQIIFGPKNPDFITYKWFCELSQRFGLDESLCVTEIPMRIQSREMGGQFSAHMWTSITAGFIIGFPIILWEFWKFISPALYEKERKYAKLFIFVASMLFFIGVLFGYYLIAPLSVNFLANYNVSNQIFNDIDLTSYISLLRSSTVASGLLFELPIIIYFLTKIGLVTPSFLRKYRKYTLIIVLVLSAIITPPDILSQIVVAIPIMILYEISILISAAVVKKELQTKEIVKK, from the coding sequence ATGGCTAAGAATTTAGGAGAAATGTCTTTTTTAGATCATCTTGAAGAATTGAGATGGTTATTAGTAAGAAGTACAATTGCAGTATTAGTTTGTGCTACAATTGCGTTTTTCTTTAGTGATTTTATTTTCGATCAAATTATTTTTGGTCCAAAAAATCCTGATTTCATTACCTATAAATGGTTTTGTGAATTATCACAAAGATTTGGTTTAGATGAAAGCTTATGTGTGACTGAAATTCCAATGCGTATTCAAAGTCGTGAAATGGGCGGACAGTTTTCGGCTCATATGTGGACTTCAATTACTGCAGGATTTATTATTGGTTTCCCAATTATACTTTGGGAATTTTGGAAATTTATTAGTCCGGCTTTATATGAGAAAGAAAGAAAATATGCTAAATTGTTCATCTTTGTAGCCTCAATGCTTTTCTTTATTGGAGTTTTATTTGGTTACTATTTAATTGCACCTTTATCGGTAAATTTCTTAGCTAATTACAATGTAAGTAATCAAATTTTTAACGACATCGATTTAACATCTTATATAAGTTTATTGCGTTCTTCAACTGTAGCATCAGGCTTACTTTTTGAATTACCAATCATCATTTATTTCTTAACTAAAATAGGTTTAGTAACACCTTCATTTTTAAGAAAATACCGAAAATACACTTTAATTATTGTACTTGTTTTATCGGCAATTATTACACCTCCCGATATTTTGAGTCAAATTGTAGTAGCCATACCAATCATGATTTTATATGAAATCAGTATTTTAATTAGTGCGGCTGTGGTGAAAAAAGAACTGCAAACAAAAGAAATTGTAAAAAAATAA